From the Streptococcus sp. 29887 genome, one window contains:
- a CDS encoding ABC transporter ATP-binding protein, whose translation MSYIQVKNSSKYYQMGDATIVANDSVSFEIEQGELVIILGSSGAGKSTLLNILGGMDSNDEGEVWIDGVDIAKLSSHELTNYRRDDVGFVFQFYNLVANLTAKENVELAAEIVKDALDAEEVLEQVGLGHRINNFPAQLSGGEQQRVAIARAVAKKPKILLCDEPTGALDYQTGKQVLQILQDMSRTQGATVIIVTHNSSLAPIADRVIRMRDARVHSVELNAEPQDIASLEY comes from the coding sequence ATGTCCTACATCCAAGTAAAGAATTCGTCAAAATACTACCAAATGGGGGATGCGACCATTGTGGCAAATGACAGCGTGTCCTTTGAGATTGAGCAGGGTGAGTTGGTCATCATTCTTGGCTCATCTGGTGCTGGAAAATCCACTCTGCTCAATATCTTAGGTGGCATGGATAGCAATGATGAGGGGGAGGTTTGGATTGACGGTGTGGATATTGCCAAGCTTTCCAGTCATGAACTGACCAATTATCGTAGAGATGATGTAGGTTTTGTCTTTCAATTTTATAACTTGGTTGCTAATCTGACCGCTAAGGAAAATGTGGAACTGGCAGCAGAAATCGTCAAGGATGCCTTGGATGCCGAGGAGGTCTTGGAACAAGTTGGACTAGGCCATCGTATCAATAATTTCCCTGCTCAGCTTTCAGGTGGCGAGCAGCAACGGGTTGCCATTGCCCGTGCGGTTGCCAAAAAGCCTAAAATTTTGCTTTGCGATGAACCAACTGGCGCTCTGGATTATCAGACAGGTAAGCAGGTCTTGCAAATCCTGCAAGATATGTCCCGCACACAAGGGGCAACGGTGATTATCGTGACCCACAATAGCTCTCTGGCACCTATTGCAGATAGGGTCATTCGGATGCGGGATGCCCGTGTGCATTCTGTTGAGCTGAATGCAGAACCGCAGGATATTGCTAGCCTAGAATATTAG
- a CDS encoding helicase BlpT: protein MEKTQIIQDVLALIQDLNRAFQADKRGTADEQRLQHNLTEMTRILSEAKSVTNSELIAIEKFYRSTSFLVGLGDLRLSESSHQAWQAFDRYYYQTIREELKLYGGSAIAQV from the coding sequence ATGGAAAAGACACAGATTATTCAAGACGTTTTGGCCCTCATTCAAGACTTGAATCGGGCCTTCCAAGCAGACAAACGAGGAACAGCTGATGAACAGCGATTGCAACATAATCTGACAGAGATGACACGCATATTGTCGGAGGCCAAGTCGGTCACCAATTCTGAGTTGATTGCGATTGAGAAATTCTACCGTTCGACCAGTTTTTTGGTTGGATTAGGCGACCTGCGATTGAGTGAGTCTAGTCATCAGGCTTGGCAGGCATTTGACCGCTATTACTACCAAACGATCAGAGAAGAACTCAAACTCTATGGTGGCTCTGCTATTGCCCAAGTGTAA
- a CDS encoding ABC transporter ATP-binding protein: protein MRLSIHNLCKSYGKKKILDQLNLELVEPGIWALIGPNGSGKTTLLDCIANLQTFDSGEISINGKKHDNPNVYQTFSYLQDNRVLYPELTGLEHLRLVQTIQGLPKERIEEVIQEIGIRDYVNIPVKNYSLGMKQHLLLAIGIMNKPQVMLLDEPLNGLDPTSYIQTRKLLQKLAKNGSTIIVSSHQLNEVDQLTDQLLFLKQGKIIEWKLEQVGRQYAIQTSDNQTVYQKLGQVKGLTLANDSIQVDTSVHSLHFYLDQVMTCQVEILDISIQEHQSEEIYKELFE from the coding sequence ATGCGATTATCCATTCACAATTTGTGCAAATCCTACGGAAAAAAGAAAATACTAGACCAGCTAAACCTAGAACTGGTGGAACCTGGAATCTGGGCCTTGATTGGACCAAACGGTTCTGGAAAGACAACCCTCCTAGACTGCATTGCCAACCTGCAAACCTTTGATTCGGGAGAGATTTCTATAAACGGCAAGAAGCACGATAATCCAAATGTCTACCAAACCTTTTCCTACCTGCAGGACAACCGGGTCCTCTACCCTGAATTGACAGGGCTGGAACACTTGCGATTGGTCCAAACTATCCAAGGGTTACCCAAAGAGCGGATTGAGGAAGTCATCCAAGAAATCGGCATCCGTGATTACGTGAACATTCCTGTCAAAAATTATTCACTGGGGATGAAACAACATCTCCTGCTGGCAATCGGTATTATGAACAAGCCCCAGGTCATGCTCTTGGATGAACCCTTGAACGGCTTGGACCCGACCAGCTACATTCAAACCCGAAAATTGCTCCAGAAACTAGCCAAAAATGGTTCAACCATTATCGTGTCTTCCCACCAATTAAACGAGGTGGACCAACTAACCGACCAACTGCTCTTTCTTAAACAGGGAAAAATCATTGAGTGGAAACTGGAACAGGTTGGGCGACAATATGCCATTCAGACTAGTGACAATCAGACAGTGTATCAGAAACTTGGGCAAGTGAAGGGACTGACTTTGGCCAATGATAGCATTCAGGTAGACACCAGTGTTCACAGTCTGCATTTCTACCTTGACCAAGTCATGACTTGTCAGGTGGAAATTTTGGATATTAGCATTCAGGAGCACCAGTCCGAAGAAATCTATAAAGAACTATTTGAATAG
- a CDS encoding ABC transporter permease, with the protein MFHKVKSDFYRVWKERSLIFPVSLVILLGVLFAYLMRETDGQGGITIILSSVAGFIPLFFSSACNLVWGEEFTNRTINHAIIKSSSRFSVYFYKLFETLSLCFAYTLLLFFTVIVCRIFLNGQVDVGEAFDLFIKQLPFHLCFSQLCLFIFQYVDKIYQAYLIYTMIVLMFDNLVSYVTTSLLANDVFSHFFLFNQVKLITNQTEFFTPSSLIALIFSVVYLLSSYLLFSSREFK; encoded by the coding sequence ATGTTCCATAAAGTGAAATCAGACTTTTATAGGGTATGGAAAGAAAGGAGTTTAATTTTTCCAGTCTCGCTAGTGATTCTTTTAGGAGTACTCTTCGCTTATCTGATGAGAGAAACTGATGGACAAGGAGGTATTACGATTATTTTGTCTTCAGTGGCAGGGTTTATTCCTCTATTCTTCTCAAGTGCTTGTAATCTAGTCTGGGGAGAAGAATTTACCAATCGCACCATTAACCATGCAATCATAAAAAGCTCCTCTCGTTTTTCAGTTTACTTTTATAAATTGTTTGAAACCTTGTCCCTGTGTTTTGCATATACGCTTTTACTATTTTTTACAGTAATTGTATGTAGAATTTTTTTGAATGGACAAGTAGATGTGGGTGAAGCATTTGACCTGTTCATTAAACAGTTGCCATTTCATCTTTGTTTTTCTCAATTATGTCTGTTTATTTTTCAGTATGTAGATAAGATTTATCAAGCCTACCTTATTTATACCATGATTGTCTTGATGTTTGATAATTTAGTCTCGTATGTAACAACAAGTCTCTTGGCAAATGATGTCTTTTCTCATTTCTTTCTTTTTAATCAGGTAAAGTTAATCACCAATCAAACAGAATTTTTTACTCCGTCTAGTCTGATTGCATTGATATTTAGTGTTGTCTATTTATTGAGTTCGTACTTACTTTTTTCTAGTAGGGAGTTTAAATAG
- a CDS encoding ATP-binding cassette domain-containing protein, translating to MANTLLNVTAVSKTYGKQKVLDNISFDINCGEICGLVGENGAGKTTLIRILAGLISNNSGEISGLESQAVSCIVESPALYPHLSAGDNLRVQMIGLGIEADKDKVKNLLRMVGLEGVDSKKKVKDFSLGMKQRLAIALAICDWPKLLILDEPINGLDPVGIKEIREILLLLKNEYRMTILVSSHILSELDLVVDKYIIMSKGKVLQIIQKDALKKLLQTKRIVRVDKEHEALEVLLSEGIEAIVTDDGIELSESGKSTSWIIDCLREKGIQIEEIIKFQPSFESYYLSLITREEVPHVP from the coding sequence ATGGCAAATACATTATTAAATGTTACAGCAGTATCCAAAACTTACGGAAAGCAAAAAGTTTTAGATAATATTAGTTTTGATATTAACTGTGGAGAAATTTGTGGTCTAGTGGGAGAAAATGGTGCTGGCAAGACTACCTTAATCCGAATTCTTGCAGGATTGATTTCGAATAATTCTGGAGAAATAAGCGGTTTAGAGAGTCAAGCTGTTTCCTGTATAGTAGAATCACCTGCTCTGTATCCTCATTTATCTGCAGGTGACAATCTTCGTGTTCAAATGATAGGTTTAGGAATCGAAGCGGATAAAGATAAAGTCAAAAATCTATTACGTATGGTTGGACTTGAGGGTGTAGATTCTAAGAAAAAAGTGAAAGATTTTTCTCTTGGAATGAAGCAACGTTTGGCAATAGCCTTGGCTATCTGTGATTGGCCCAAACTACTTATATTAGATGAGCCAATAAATGGTCTGGACCCTGTGGGTATTAAGGAAATTCGTGAGATTCTTCTGCTTTTGAAAAATGAGTATCGTATGACTATTCTAGTTTCAAGTCATATCTTGTCTGAACTAGACTTGGTCGTTGATAAGTATATTATCATGAGCAAAGGAAAAGTGTTACAAATAATACAAAAAGATGCTCTGAAAAAACTACTTCAAACCAAACGGATTGTTAGAGTGGATAAGGAGCATGAAGCACTTGAAGTGTTGCTTTCCGAGGGAATTGAGGCGATAGTGACCGACGATGGAATTGAGCTTTCAGAAAGTGGAAAATCAACTAGCTGGATTATTGATTGCTTACGGGAAAAAGGTATTCAAATTGAGGAAATCATTAAATTTCAACCGAGTTTTGAATCCTATTATCTATCTTTGATTACAAGAGAGGAGGTTCCTCATGTTCCATAA
- a CDS encoding helix-turn-helix domain-containing protein — protein sequence MSIQLGSRLKQKRKEMKLSQKELAEGVCKQGQISRIESGAYTPGSELLFELSKKLNVSMNYFFEDTVSEQEEELVEFKTVIRNFLVHRDYQGLRYVYELESNNKHRLSVANQLYLEWIGGLVDFYFYDKKKEAISKMEYLLEKLESSNLFFLQVSNTLLNFYFDINDEELFDVQFERLIEKTDNFQPITIEELELKIKLQYNISRYLWLKKDYIQAIASITKAIEFCRSHRSYYSLPDLFCLLGNIHEELGNTESAKQHFRQAYFLYKLDANRQMELNLERYIEEDKI from the coding sequence ATGAGTATACAACTAGGCTCTAGGTTAAAACAAAAAAGAAAAGAGATGAAATTATCTCAGAAAGAATTGGCAGAAGGTGTATGTAAACAAGGTCAAATTAGTAGAATTGAGAGTGGCGCTTATACTCCAGGATCTGAATTGCTTTTTGAATTATCAAAAAAATTAAATGTTTCGATGAATTACTTTTTTGAAGACACTGTTTCTGAGCAGGAGGAGGAATTAGTAGAATTTAAAACTGTTATCCGAAATTTCTTAGTCCATAGAGACTACCAAGGACTACGATATGTTTATGAATTGGAGTCTAATAATAAACATCGTTTATCGGTAGCAAATCAATTATACTTAGAGTGGATAGGTGGATTAGTTGATTTTTATTTTTATGATAAAAAGAAGGAAGCTATATCCAAAATGGAATATTTACTAGAAAAATTGGAGAGTTCTAATTTATTTTTTTTACAAGTATCAAATACACTCCTAAATTTTTATTTTGATATTAATGATGAAGAATTATTTGATGTACAATTTGAAAGACTGATAGAAAAAACGGATAATTTCCAACCTATCACGATTGAAGAATTGGAATTAAAAATTAAGCTTCAATATAACATTTCACGTTATCTTTGGCTAAAGAAGGATTACATCCAAGCTATAGCTAGCATCACAAAGGCTATCGAATTTTGTAGGTCACACAGAAGCTATTATTCATTACCCGATTTATTTTGTTTACTAGGCAATATCCATGAAGAACTTGGAAATACAGAGAGTGCGAAACAACATTTTCGTCAGGCATATTTTTTATATAAATTGGATGCTAACCGACAAATGGAATTGAATCTGGAGCGATATATAGAAGAAGACAAAATCTAG
- the tpx gene encoding thiol peroxidase: MTTFIGKPVTLVGPQLRVGDTAPDFVLMANDLSLKSLKDFGKQTKVISVVPSIDTGICDTQTRRFNQELADRDNTVVITISADLPFAQKRWCGAAGLEDAVTLSDYYDHAFGKSYGVLMREWNLLVRAVFVLNADNEITYVEYLDNVNEHPDYEAALEAVK; encoded by the coding sequence ATGACAACCTTTATTGGAAAACCAGTGACCTTGGTAGGTCCGCAGTTACGAGTGGGAGATACGGCTCCTGACTTTGTCCTCATGGCCAATGACCTGAGTTTGAAAAGTCTGAAAGACTTTGGCAAGCAGACCAAGGTTATCAGTGTTGTGCCTTCTATTGATACAGGGATTTGTGATACTCAGACCCGTCGCTTCAATCAGGAGCTGGCTGACCGTGACAATACAGTTGTCATTACCATCTCAGCAGACCTGCCATTTGCCCAAAAACGCTGGTGCGGGGCTGCAGGTTTGGAAGATGCAGTGACCCTGTCTGATTACTATGACCATGCCTTTGGTAAATCCTACGGTGTGCTCATGCGGGAGTGGAATTTGCTGGTGCGTGCGGTCTTTGTCCTCAATGCCGACAATGAAATCACCTACGTAGAATATCTGGACAACGTCAACGAACATCCAGATTATGAGGCAGCTTTGGAGGCTGTTAAATAA
- a CDS encoding heavy metal translocating P-type ATPase, which translates to MQKESIRIAGMTCASCAMTVEKAVGKLTGVEKASVNLATEKLSVSFDENVLSLSDIGQAVEKAGYGLVRNLITETYAIEGMTCASCAMTVEKALGKLEGVEEISVNLATEKATLRYNRDLQNPTSLEKAVEEAGYQLIRPDEVEEMADKGPSREEKLWDRFVWSAVFTLPLLYIAMGPMLPWGGLPLPALLHQPLVFAVSQLLFLIPVLYIGRSFFTKGFKTLLQGHPNMDSLIAVGTGAALLQGLLMIVFLLLGKEVAMHGHHPELYFESAAVILTLITLGKYFEARSKGQTSEAIKKLMDLAPKTAQVLRDGQEIQVPLEDVVVGDIVIVRPGEKIAVDGVVVQGQSTVDESMLTGESLPVQKMEGDSIFGGTLNQQGAITMQATKVGRDTTLAQIIRLVEEAQGSKAPIAKLADQVSAVFVPIVMGLAVLSGLAWLLLGQHSWIFSLSITISVLVIACPCALGLATPTAIMVGTGKGAENGLLFKSGQAIETLQGVNTIVFDKTGTITEGKPQVTDIHLLSDKNREQVLQLAASSEQFSEHPLAQALLQAAQTEKIDLLPATDFQALSGRGLSVTIAEQSIYLGNERLMREKEIDLSQGRAVAEAFARQAKTPVFLANQEGLLAVIAIADKVKETSRQAIQALQAMGLDVVMLTGDNENTAQAIAREVGITQVVSQVLPDDKANQVKLLQEEGKTVAMVGDGINDAPALAQAHVGLAIGSGTDIAIESADIVLMHSDILDVVKAVKLSQATMRTIKQNLFWAFAYNVIGIPIAMGLLHVFGGPLLNPMFAGAAMALSSVSVVLNALRLKRVNIN; encoded by the coding sequence ATGCAAAAAGAAAGTATTCGTATAGCAGGCATGACCTGTGCATCCTGTGCCATGACAGTAGAAAAAGCTGTCGGGAAGTTGACAGGAGTAGAAAAAGCTAGTGTCAATTTGGCAACTGAAAAATTGAGTGTTAGTTTTGATGAAAATGTCTTGAGCCTGAGCGACATTGGTCAAGCAGTTGAAAAGGCAGGTTATGGTTTGGTTCGCAATCTTATCACAGAAACCTATGCTATTGAAGGCATGACCTGTGCATCTTGTGCCATGACAGTTGAAAAAGCATTAGGGAAACTAGAGGGAGTGGAAGAAATCAGTGTCAATTTGGCAACGGAAAAGGCGACACTCCGCTACAATCGTGACCTGCAAAATCCAACCAGTCTAGAAAAGGCGGTTGAAGAAGCTGGCTATCAGCTTATTCGACCAGATGAAGTGGAAGAGATGGCGGATAAGGGACCAAGCAGGGAAGAAAAACTATGGGACCGCTTTGTCTGGTCAGCTGTTTTCACCCTTCCCTTGCTTTATATTGCCATGGGGCCAATGTTGCCTTGGGGCGGTCTTCCATTACCAGCCTTGCTCCATCAACCGCTCGTTTTTGCGGTCAGTCAACTCCTCTTTCTCATCCCTGTCCTTTATATCGGACGCAGTTTTTTCACAAAAGGCTTTAAAACCCTTTTGCAAGGCCATCCGAATATGGACTCACTAATCGCCGTTGGAACAGGTGCTGCCTTGCTTCAGGGGCTGTTGATGATTGTCTTTCTCCTGTTGGGGAAAGAAGTAGCCATGCACGGTCACCATCCTGAACTCTATTTTGAATCAGCTGCTGTTATTTTAACCCTGATTACCCTGGGGAAATATTTTGAAGCTAGGTCTAAAGGTCAGACTTCTGAGGCCATTAAGAAGCTGATGGATTTGGCTCCCAAGACTGCCCAAGTGCTACGAGATGGACAAGAAATCCAAGTGCCTTTGGAAGATGTGGTCGTGGGTGACATTGTCATTGTCCGCCCTGGTGAAAAAATTGCGGTGGATGGGGTTGTGGTTCAGGGACAATCGACTGTCGATGAGTCCATGTTGACGGGTGAGAGCCTGCCAGTTCAGAAGATGGAAGGTGATAGCATCTTTGGTGGAACCTTAAACCAGCAAGGCGCCATTACCATGCAGGCTACCAAGGTTGGTCGTGATACGACTCTGGCTCAGATCATTCGCTTGGTGGAAGAAGCCCAAGGTTCTAAGGCTCCCATTGCCAAATTGGCTGACCAAGTGTCTGCCGTCTTTGTGCCCATTGTCATGGGACTTGCGGTCCTCTCAGGACTGGCTTGGTTGCTCTTGGGGCAACATTCCTGGATTTTCTCCCTGTCCATTACCATTTCGGTCTTGGTCATCGCCTGTCCCTGTGCACTGGGTCTAGCAACTCCGACGGCTATCATGGTCGGGACTGGAAAAGGTGCGGAAAATGGTCTTTTGTTCAAGTCTGGTCAAGCTATTGAAACCTTGCAAGGTGTGAACACCATTGTTTTCGACAAGACAGGGACCATTACAGAGGGCAAGCCACAGGTGACAGATATTCATCTCTTGTCTGATAAAAATCGTGAGCAAGTCCTCCAGCTGGCCGCAAGTAGCGAGCAATTTTCCGAGCATCCTCTGGCTCAGGCCCTCCTGCAAGCTGCTCAGACAGAAAAGATTGATTTGTTGCCTGCCACCGATTTTCAGGCACTTTCAGGTCGAGGTCTTTCGGTAACAATAGCAGAGCAGTCTATTTATCTGGGCAATGAGCGGTTGATGAGGGAAAAAGAAATAGATTTATCTCAAGGACGTGCAGTAGCGGAGGCATTTGCCCGACAAGCTAAGACGCCTGTTTTCCTAGCCAACCAAGAAGGCTTGCTGGCAGTCATTGCCATTGCTGATAAAGTGAAAGAGACCAGTCGCCAAGCTATCCAGGCTTTGCAAGCTATGGGCTTAGATGTTGTCATGCTGACTGGTGACAATGAAAACACTGCCCAAGCTATTGCTAGGGAAGTCGGCATTACACAGGTGGTCAGTCAGGTTCTGCCAGATGACAAGGCCAACCAAGTCAAGCTCTTACAAGAAGAGGGTAAGACTGTTGCTATGGTAGGTGACGGTATCAACGATGCCCCAGCTCTAGCTCAAGCCCATGTGGGTCTAGCCATTGGTTCAGGGACTGATATTGCTATTGAGTCTGCCGACATTGTCCTCATGCATAGTGACATTTTGGATGTGGTTAAGGCTGTCAAACTCAGCCAGGCAACCATGCGGACCATCAAACAAAATCTCTTCTGGGCCTTTGCTTACAATGTGATCGGTATTCCAATCGCCATGGGTCTGTTACATGTATTTGGTGGACCTCTGCTCAATCCTATGTTTGCAGGTGCAGCCATGGCCCTCAGCTCAGTGTCAGTCGTCTTGAACGCTCTGCGATTGAAAAGGGTGAACATAAACTAA
- a CDS encoding C69 family dipeptidase — protein sequence MKKTLIRIAACFMLMCMLPTQIVQACSGFIIGKGLTSDGSILYGRTEDYPFPPTNGAHNKNYIVVPATSYAEGELLVDETFGFTAPHLSSEFKYTTTPDAARGDGSNGNYGAHGFNEKGVSMTATVTAIPNEKVLAVDPLVEAGGLGEPILIDYVLPRVSTAREGVELIAKTIDEKGSAEGNIVIIADKNEVWYMEILSGHQYVAIKFPEDKYAIFANTYYLGHVDFTDTENVIASAKVEEVAKQADNYVTVDGQFHIAKSYGPSAYADADRSRVYAGIKWMDPASPVTYEDAVYDLLRQPTDPSRRFSLQDTFALQRNRFEHLPEFRPDDEAGKVKQGDNGANDQVADATYKYALGNENVIDAHVYQIKDSLPSAFGGIVWLGLGQTRNTPYVPFYGIVTDTYEAFKNRSASYDTNSWYWTVQNIDKMAISHPELFGTSIQEKWIALEKEWIAAQAALDAQYAGLSEDGAVALAPTVTEETLARSAEIFAQLKAVEAEMMAKIEAATTPSSSSTDSSSSTELSSSSTETTSSTEPSTSTEPSSSGTETSTSTSSSTSQSTSASDTGGATDTSSSSGTVVSSDKKVTPTNKKGKSSLPSTGEQVSLLLVALGVAGILTAIFLHRKKSSKE from the coding sequence ATGAAAAAGACTTTAATTCGCATTGCAGCATGCTTTATGTTGATGTGCATGCTCCCTACCCAAATTGTTCAGGCCTGTTCAGGTTTTATCATTGGAAAGGGATTGACGTCAGATGGTTCTATCCTATACGGTAGAACGGAAGATTATCCATTTCCACCAACTAATGGTGCGCACAACAAGAACTATATTGTTGTACCAGCAACAAGCTATGCCGAGGGTGAATTGTTAGTGGATGAAACATTTGGATTCACTGCCCCGCATTTGTCTAGTGAATTCAAATACACAACGACACCAGATGCTGCGCGTGGTGATGGTTCAAATGGAAATTATGGTGCCCATGGATTCAATGAAAAGGGTGTATCCATGACTGCAACAGTAACAGCTATTCCAAATGAAAAAGTCCTAGCTGTCGATCCTCTTGTTGAAGCAGGTGGTCTGGGTGAGCCTATTTTGATTGACTATGTTCTTCCAAGAGTTTCAACTGCGCGTGAAGGTGTCGAACTGATTGCGAAGACGATTGATGAAAAAGGCTCTGCAGAAGGGAATATTGTTATTATTGCTGACAAAAATGAAGTTTGGTACATGGAAATTTTGTCAGGACACCAATACGTAGCCATCAAGTTCCCTGAAGATAAGTATGCAATTTTTGCAAATACTTACTATCTAGGTCATGTTGATTTTACCGATACAGAAAATGTGATTGCTTCTGCAAAGGTTGAAGAAGTAGCCAAACAAGCGGATAATTATGTGACAGTCGATGGACAGTTCCATATCGCTAAATCATATGGTCCTTCAGCTTATGCCGATGCCGACCGTTCCCGCGTTTATGCAGGTATCAAATGGATGGATCCAGCATCGCCTGTAACCTATGAAGATGCTGTTTACGACCTATTGCGTCAGCCAACAGATCCAAGTCGTCGCTTTAGTTTACAAGATACCTTTGCCTTACAACGTAACCGTTTTGAACATCTTCCAGAATTTCGTCCAGACGATGAAGCAGGCAAGGTAAAACAAGGGGATAATGGTGCGAATGACCAAGTGGCAGATGCGACTTATAAATATGCTCTTGGTAATGAAAATGTAATCGATGCTCATGTATATCAAATAAAAGATAGTCTTCCATCAGCTTTTGGGGGTATTGTTTGGTTAGGACTAGGCCAAACTAGAAATACACCATATGTACCTTTTTATGGAATTGTAACTGATACTTATGAAGCCTTTAAAAATCGCTCAGCTTCTTATGACACGAATTCATGGTACTGGACGGTACAAAATATTGATAAGATGGCCATCTCACACCCAGAGTTATTTGGTACATCAATTCAAGAAAAATGGATTGCACTTGAAAAAGAATGGATTGCTGCACAGGCCGCTCTAGATGCTCAATATGCTGGACTTTCAGAAGATGGAGCTGTAGCCCTGGCTCCAACTGTAACCGAGGAAACCTTGGCTCGTTCAGCAGAGATTTTTGCCCAACTAAAAGCTGTTGAAGCTGAAATGATGGCAAAAATTGAAGCAGCAACAACTCCGTCATCCAGCAGCACCGACTCATCAAGTAGTACTGAACTATCATCAAGTAGTACTGAGACCACAAGCAGTACGGAACCATCGACCAGCACTGAGCCATCATCAAGTGGTACCGAAACTTCAACTAGTACTTCAAGCAGTACAAGTCAGTCTACAAGTGCTTCTGACACTGGAGGAGCTACGGATACTTCCTCCTCAAGCGGAACTGTAGTGTCTTCTGATAAGAAAGTAACACCGACCAATAAAAAAGGTAAATCAAGTCTTCCTAGTACAGGTGAGCAAGTCAGCCTCTTGTTGGTGGCGCTAGGTGTTGCAGGAATTTTAACAGCAATTTTTCTTCATCGAAAAAAATCCAGTAAAGAATAA
- the tehB gene encoding SAM-dependent methyltransferase TehB yields MTVLVPYKRMPIWNQDTVPQHFLTKHNTKVGTWAKIKVLKGKLKFEPISDDNEILGEYVYGPTDEVPFVEPQTWHRVTLLTEDTEFFLEFFCQPEDYFAKKYDYTRTHSEVLEALNTIKPCKVLDLGCGHGRNSLYLAQQGFEVTAVDKHVPSIQTLLQVKEAEDLDLQAGTYDINSASLEQDYDWIISTVVFMFLERDRVPAIIQNMQERTRPGGYNLIVAAMNTEDAPCPMNFSFTFGAGELKEYYRDWDLVKYNEDFGQLHKRDENGNFLKMRFATMLARKK; encoded by the coding sequence ATGACAGTTTTAGTTCCCTATAAACGTATGCCCATTTGGAATCAGGATACGGTTCCCCAGCATTTTTTAACCAAGCACAATACCAAGGTGGGTACCTGGGCCAAAATCAAGGTTTTGAAGGGGAAGCTCAAATTTGAGCCGATTTCTGATGATAATGAAATTTTGGGAGAATATGTCTATGGTCCGACAGATGAGGTTCCTTTTGTTGAGCCACAGACTTGGCATCGGGTGACCTTGTTGACAGAGGATACGGAGTTTTTCTTGGAATTTTTCTGTCAGCCAGAGGATTATTTTGCTAAAAAGTACGACTACACGCGGACGCATTCGGAAGTCTTGGAGGCCTTGAATACTATCAAACCTTGTAAGGTATTGGACTTGGGTTGCGGTCATGGTCGTAACAGTCTTTACTTGGCCCAGCAGGGTTTTGAGGTGACGGCAGTTGATAAGCATGTGCCGAGCATTCAGACACTCTTGCAGGTCAAGGAAGCGGAAGATTTGGATTTGCAGGCTGGGACCTATGACATCAACTCAGCTAGTTTGGAGCAGGACTACGACTGGATTATCTCAACCGTGGTTTTCATGTTCTTGGAGCGTGACCGTGTACCCGCCATTATCCAAAATATGCAGGAACGAACAAGGCCGGGTGGTTACAACTTGATTGTAGCAGCCATGAATACGGAAGATGCCCCCTGTCCTATGAACTTCTCCTTTACCTTTGGGGCAGGGGAGTTGAAGGAATACTATCGTGACTGGGACTTGGTCAAGTACAACGAAGATTTTGGTCAACTTCATAAGCGGGATGAGAATGGCAATTTCCTCAAAATGCGGTTTGCGACTATGTTGGCTAGGAAAAAATAA